A genomic segment from Nicotiana tabacum cultivar K326 chromosome 9, ASM71507v2, whole genome shotgun sequence encodes:
- the LOC107793836 gene encoding LOW QUALITY PROTEIN: pentatricopeptide repeat-containing protein At5g39680 (The sequence of the model RefSeq protein was modified relative to this genomic sequence to represent the inferred CDS: deleted 1 base in 1 codon), whose translation MLLTSNVHRVLLHVSAFSLSQVNSQRLFSVEYAVKLLKKLVDDGNFKLGKAVHALLVVSSHASEDHIIQNNCLINLYSRCGQLAVARRVFDRSSQRNVVSWSILMAGYLHNGYAWEVTKLFKDMISVDKIFPNEYVLSTVLSSCSSGGLLHEGRQCHTLVLKAGLVFHQYVKNALLSLYTVSSDMEGVLEILKSVPGLDIITYNSVLKGFLDHGYTSEALDVFSRMLAHGSAGDSVSYVNIFGLCARFKDLKLGKQVHCRMLKSGLQLDVFLSSAIMDMYGKCGEISGARYIFDSYANHNVVSWTAILAANFQNECFEEALKLFLRMELQDVIPNEYTFAVLLNSCAGLSALGCGKTLHARVEQTGHGAFVVVGNALINMYFRSGHIEATRALFSSMICRDTVTWNMIISGFSHHGLGEEALDVFQHMLAAEEQPNYVTFVGVLLACGHLGRIEEGFYYLQHLMRDIGLEPGLEHYTCVVGLLGKAGKLDEAENFMRSTPVTWDVVAWRTLLNACNVHCNYGLGKRVADHLLQLNPNDVGTYILLSNMHAKVKRWDGVAKIRKLLRERNIKKEPGLSWTEIRNETHVFVSDDTQHPETAQIHEKVRKLLADIKPLGYVPDTASVLHDVEQEQQEGYLSYHSEKLAVAYALMKTPSQAPIHVIKNLRICDDCHSALKLISKVTMRMIVVRDVNRFHSFQDGSCSCADYW comes from the exons ATGCTTCTGACAAGCAATGTCCAC CGCGTTCTTCTGCATGTGAGTGCGTTTTCTCTATCCCAAGTGAACTCTCAACGTCTCTTTTCCGTGGAGTATGCTGTAAAGTTGTTGAAAAAGTTAGTTGATGATGGGAACTTCAAGTTGGGAAAAGCTGTTCATGCACTTCTTGTTGTTTCTAGTCATGCCTCAGAAGACCACATAATTCAGAATAATTGTCTCATTAATCTCTACTCGAGGTGTGGACAACTTGCTGTTGCTCGGCGGGTGTTTGACAGATCGAGTCAACGAAATGTAGTTTCTTGGAGCATTTTAATGGCAGGGTATTTGCACAATGGGTATGCTTGGGAAGTAACCAAATTGTTCAAAGACATGATTTCAGTGGATAAAATATTCCCAAATGAGTATGTCTTGTCTACCGTACTTTCTTCTTGTTCTAGCGGTGGTTTGCTACACGAAGGGCGGCAGTGTCATACGTTAGTGTTGAAAGCAGGATTGGTCTTTCATCAGTATGTGAAGAATGCTCTTCTATCCTTGTATACAGTGTCTTCAGATATGGAAGGGGTTTTGGAAATCTTGAAGTCTGTTCCTGGATTAGACATCATTACTTATAATTCTGTACTGAAGGGGTTCTTGGATCATGGGTATACAAGTGAAGCGTTGGATGTTTTCTCAAGGATGTTGGCTCACGGCTCGGCGGGGGATAGTGTCAGTTACGTGAACATATTTGGTCTGTGTGCTCGCTTCAAGGATTTGAAGTTGGGTAAGCAAGTTCACTGCAGAATGCTGAAGTCTGGTCTTCAGCTTGATGTGTTTCTAAGCAGCGCAATCATGGACATGTACGGAAAGTGTGGTGAAATTTCAGGTGCAAGATATATTTTTGATTCTTATGCGAACCATAATGTGGTGTCTTGGACGGCAATCTTGGCTGCAAATTTCCAAAATGAATGCTTTGAGGAAGCCCTGAAACTATTCTTACGAATGGAACTTCAGGATGTTATTCCAAATGAATACACATTCGCAGTGTTGTTGAATTCCTGTGCGGGTCTATCAGCACTTGGTTGCGGGAAAACATTACATGCACGTGTTGAGCAGACAGGACATGGAGCTTTTGTTGTAGTTGGGAATGCTTTGATCAATATGTATTTTAGGAGTGGCCATATCGAAGCCACTAGGGCCTTGTTTTCAAGCATGATTTGTCGAGATACTGTTACTTGGAATATGATAATATCAGGTTTCTCTCATCATGGGCTTGGTGAGGAAGCATTGGATGTGTTTCAGCACATGTTAGCTGCCGAAGAGCAACCAAACTATGTAACCTTTGTCGGGGTTCTTTTGGCTTGTGGACATTTGGGTAGAATAGAAGAAGGATTTTACTACTTGCAGCATCTAATGAGGGACATCGGCCTTGAACCTGGGTTAGAGCACTATACCTGTGTTGTTGGGCTCCTAGGTAAAGCTGGAAAACTTGATGAGGCTGAGAATTTCATGAGGTCGACGCCAGTCACATGGGATGTCGTTGCCTGGCGTACTTTGCTTAATGCTTGTAACGTACATTGCAATTATGGTCTAGGAAAGAGAGTCGCAGACCATTTGTTGCAATTGAACCCCAACGATGTGGGAACTTATATCCTGTTGTCCAATATGCATGCCAAGGTGAAAAGGTGGGATGGAGTAGCAAAGATACGGAAGCTATTAAGAGAAAGGAACATAAAGAAAGAACCTGGATTGAGCTGGACTGAAATAAGAAATGAAACTCATGTGTTTGTTTCTGATGACACTCAACACCCAGAGACGGCTCAAATCCATGAGAAGGTGAGAAAATTGCTGGCTGATATAAAACCGTTGGGTTATGTTCCAGACACAGCTTCTGTCTTGCATGATGTCGAGCAAGAACAGCAAGAAGGTTATCTTAGTTACCACAGCGAAAAGCTGGCTGTAGCATATGCTCTCATGAAAACACCATCCCAAGCGCCAATTCATGTTATTAAGAATCTCAGAATATGTGATGATTGCCATTCTGCTTTGAAGCTTATCTCAAAGGTCACAATGAGAATGATAGTTGTAAGAGATGTCAATCGGTTCCACAGCTTTCAAGATGGGTCCTGTTCCTGTGCAGATTACTGGTGA
- the LOC107793837 gene encoding uncharacterized protein LOC107793837 — MGESFTIQISSNLVKQLADDGEKLKKRTRKPKTKIQRENKTAHANVHQKPISSDPDAVKGPAATGWPVQPPLFMPVPPQPQPAIAELEAIRSVLKESEKVLEKLQKQEENMLQEVTQKAKDLHDKEFKLPNQKPIPCLDERDACVKCYKEHEKDPLNCANVVQNFAECARRVKKQVGLVDK, encoded by the coding sequence ATGGGTGAATCATTCACTATACAGATCAGCAGCAATTTAGTCAAACAACTTGCTGATGATGGTGAAAAACTGAAGAAAAGAACAAGGAAGCCAAAAACAAAGATACAAAGAGAGAACAAAACAGCGCATGCTAATGTGCATCAGAAGCCAATCTCTAGTGATCCTGACGCAGTGAAGGGGCCTGCTGCTACAGGATGGCCTGTTCAGCCTCCTTTGTTCATGCCAGTCCCGCCTCAACCTCAACCTGCAATCGCAGAATTAGAAGCTATTCGATCTGTCCTCAAAGAGAGTGAGAAGGTTTTGGAGAAGTTGCAGAAACAGGAGGAAAATATGTTGCAAGAAGTGACACAGAAGGCGAAGGATCTACATGATAAGGAGTTCAAGCTTCCGAATCAAAAGCCTATCCCCTGCTTGGATGAGAGAGATGCTTGTGTGAAATGCTACAAGGAACACGAAAAGGATCCCCTAAATTGTGCTAATGTGGTTCAAAATTTTGCAGAATGTGCTCGCAGAGTTAAGAAGCAAGTCGGCTTGGTGGATAAGTAG